A region of Salinibacter sp. 10B DNA encodes the following proteins:
- a CDS encoding universal stress protein: protein MFAIDDILIARDFSSVSDRALRHGFDLAARTGATLHILHAEVLHDIDDRSRDRPSPTEGLDALRDELANDGLSTEALDAVTVREVVRRDVSPAPALLSYASEEDVDLIAMGTHGRRGPSRILLGSVAEEVVRRAEQPVLTVRGMEADPTPAVGRIEQILVPVDFSDYSREALRTANAWAQLYDARVHVLHVVEEDLHPAFYVGGVRSVYDVEPDLDEKVRETLSEFVSTVVEEPNRIETHVRTGSAPSEISEFVRDEGIDLVSLSTHGRTGLERFFLGSVAEKVVRHVSCPVLTTKAFGRSLVSPTEDTASAAA from the coding sequence ATGTTTGCAATCGACGACATCCTTATCGCTCGGGACTTTTCGTCGGTGTCCGATCGGGCACTGCGACACGGCTTCGACCTTGCGGCCCGTACCGGGGCTACGCTGCACATCCTTCACGCCGAGGTTCTTCACGACATCGACGACCGGTCGCGCGATCGCCCGTCGCCGACGGAAGGCCTCGATGCTCTGCGCGACGAACTTGCCAACGATGGGCTGTCGACCGAGGCCCTCGATGCGGTGACCGTGCGCGAAGTTGTACGGCGCGACGTGTCGCCGGCCCCGGCCCTTCTCAGCTATGCGTCGGAGGAGGACGTTGACCTCATTGCGATGGGCACGCACGGACGGCGGGGACCGAGCCGCATTCTGCTCGGGAGTGTGGCCGAAGAGGTCGTGCGTCGGGCCGAGCAGCCGGTGCTTACCGTGCGGGGGATGGAGGCGGACCCGACGCCGGCGGTCGGGCGCATCGAGCAGATTCTGGTTCCTGTGGATTTTTCGGACTACTCGCGCGAGGCCCTGCGGACGGCCAACGCCTGGGCGCAGTTGTACGACGCTCGCGTCCACGTCCTGCACGTCGTTGAAGAAGACCTGCACCCGGCCTTCTACGTCGGGGGGGTTCGGTCGGTCTACGACGTGGAGCCCGATCTCGACGAGAAGGTGCGAGAGACCCTCAGCGAATTTGTATCGACAGTCGTTGAGGAGCCCAATCGTATTGAAACGCACGTTCGCACCGGATCGGCGCCCTCCGAAATTTCCGAGTTTGTACGGGACGAGGGCATCGATCTTGTTTCTCTCTCGACGCACGGCCGCACAGGTCTCGAACGCTTCTTCCTGGGCAGTGTGGCCGAGAAGGTCGTGCGGCACGTCTCCTGTCCCGTGTTGACCACGAAGGCGTTCGGCCGGTCACTCGTGTCTCCGACCGAGGACACCGCTTCGGCGGCCGCCTAA